Within Bacillota bacterium, the genomic segment GGACACTGCCCAGGTGGGAGCGGGCATCGCCCAGCAGCTTGGCATCCCTCAGCTCACCTATGTGAGGAAGGTTACGATAGAAGGCACCATCCTGACCGTGGAGCGTGCGCTCGAGGATTGCTACGAAGTTGTGAGGTGCAGACTGCCTGCTCTTGTGACGTGCGTGAAGGAGCTGAACGAGCCCAGGCTGCCCACGCTGCGTGGCATCATGCTCGCGTCGCGAAAGGAGATAACGGTGTGGGGCGCGCAAGACATCGCGGCCAGCCCGGCAAGAATAGGGCTCAACGGCTCGCCCACGAGGGTGGTGAAGGTGTTCACGCCCACGCGCCGTCGCAACGGAGAGGTCTTGACGGGAGACGTTGACGAAGCCGTCGACAAGCTGGTTGAGAAGTTGCTTGAGGCTCGCGCCATCTGACGATCCGACCGCTTGAATGGCAGCATCGGATAGCAGCGCCTCAGAAGGCGGCGTGGCTGCCCCGGCAGTCTGAGCTGTGCCGGGAGCCCAAAGGGAGGGCCAGGGCTTGTCCATATGGGTTGACGCAGGCAGGTGCACGGGGTGCAAGCGGTGCGTGCGTGCGTGTCCCTACGGCGCTATCGTCGAGAAG encodes:
- a CDS encoding electron transfer flavoprotein subunit beta/FixA family protein — protein: MNFVVCIKQVPGTTDVKIDPVTNTLMREGVASIINPFDKFAIEEAIRQRDVHGGKVTVITMGPLQAKEALKEALAMGADDAVLLSDRAFAGADTLATSYTLARAIRRLGKADLILCGKQAIDGDTAQVGAGIAQQLGIPQLTYVRKVTIEGTILTVERALEDCYEVVRCRLPALVTCVKELNEPRLPTLRGIMLASRKEITVWGAQDIAASPARIGLNGSPTRVVKVFTPTRRRNGEVLTGDVDEAVDKLVEKLLEARAI